ACAGCCTAGAATCACTCAGGCAGTATCTGTGGACAGGTGTGGTACATCGACCCtggccagcagctaagcactctcaaaaaaaaagcaagaaaagctgtGACTGGAGAGATTAAGAGTTTGATaagtgaaagagagagaaggaagaacaaaaccaaagcacaaagtgatgcaaaggcaaaTCACCCACCCGGCTCCCACAAGGGGACTGATGCCCAAAATTGCTTTGGCTTGCTTCACACACAGGCTGTAGCCCTGGGGCCCCCTGCTGCCCACTGCAAGATAGTTTTGATGCCTTTACCATACATCTTCAAACTCAGTCAGATCTGGCATTGCAGCACTTCTCCCCAACACCTGGGACACAACTAAGTACAGCTGGGACCAATTTTGAGTATTAATTCATCCCAGGAGCACCAGGCAAACAGTACAAGGCATGGTGAACTTCAtgtgatgcaactgctcagcAGCTCATGACATTCGGAACCCAGATACCAAAAGCTATTTCCAAGCCATTTTGGCCAAGAAATTCAGTTTAGAGAATATTGATTAGCATAGTTAGAGCATACACCCTAAGCTAACTCAACAGAACAGCTTAGGCAGCAAGCTAGCACTTGCTTAAGTAGACCTACTCTTTCAGTAGTCTCATTTTCCATCACACCCCTCCAGTGATGCATCTTACCTCTACTGCATTTGTCTCAGGGAATGAAGAGTTTCTTGCATCAGCCTCCACCCTCCTGTTTCAGAAAGGCTATTCCTAGCCTTTGGGCCCCCTTCCCCCAGGGGGGCCAGGAGTCTCAAAGAGGTTCTTGTTGCTCACATGTGTTACTTGTCCTCAATAGGAAGCTAGGCAACCAGGACAGGATCTTACCAGCCCAGAGAGCATCTTTTGGGAAGTGGAGTCCACAAAGGTAAACATGTAGAGGGTGAAACGCTGGTAATGAGAGGGGAACAGTAGTCCTGAGGCAAGACTCATAGGCACCAGCTGTGTCTGATAGCTGTCCCCTGCATAAGGGcatctgagaaggaaaaaccaGCAGTGAAAAAAGTGCAAGTTATTCCCCTGACCCAAAGATATTTACAATTCACTCACCCATCCACCAAAATAGGCcactgcagctggtgctggggaTTGATAGTTGGTGTGGCCCAGCAGTGGTGCAGGACTAAAACCAGGTCTGGGTCTGTTCTCTGAAGGATCTTGACTTCTGCATAAACAGGGTCTCTCAGAGTTTTCACAACAGGATAGTCACTGTCAGTATAGTAGGAAGTATAGCTTCCATCTGGGACAGAAGAAACCCAAAAGCCATTTTAGagcagaaacaaacaggaaGATGCAACCTGAGAGCATCCTTTATAGCCATTTCAGTAAGTTCCCACCATGGCAGGGAAGAAGCAGTGCCGCTTCACCCATCAATGCTCCCTTATTACTCAGAGACAGAGCCCTGCACCAACAGGCTTAGGCAAGTCATGCAAACCTCTCATACCTGAGGCAACACGCAGCTCCAAGGACAGAGGACCTGGCTGGGACACAGCAGGGAGCGGTGGCAACGTGAAGACCTGAACGCTCAAGGGAATGAAGCTCCCAGTGATGGAGTAACTGCAGCGGACATGTAATCTGGTAAGACAGGAAAACCCCAGATCAGGCAGAAAGGTCATCCTGATATCTCCTTTCTCAAAGACAGCAACATAGTATCTGCTTTAGTTATATCCCCAATCTTTCCTTCAACACTTCCTTTTAACAAATACTTGAAATTCCTTCAGAAGTCAGATCTGAGTCTGTGGAGCGTCACTGATCAGCACCAGCTTTATTCCCACTAACTAGAGACGTAACAGTCCTTAGCCTACTCCAGTGCTCTGCTGTGAATTCAGAGCTTGTCACAAGCAGGAATTTCTCTAGCGATGTTCAACACAGTGTCACCCAGCAATACCAGCCCCAGGGTATTACCTGAAAGTGCTATCCCTAGTGACAGAGCCAAGGCTCCCACTCTTCACATTCCTGGATGCCACCAACTCATTCTCATATATGGCCCGGTCTCCAGTCACCTGGAATGAGAGATCAGGCACTGTTCCTGCAGTAAAGTCAAGCTGAATTAAGGCCAGGCTGGACAAAAGCATTTGGCCTCTGGCAGCCTGTAGAATGCTAAGTAGCCAAAGCCATGTCTTCTTGTGCCAGGTCCACAAGCTCCTGCTATTCTAGCCTAGTGACAGCTGCAGCTCTTACCTGAAAAGTGGTGCCACAGGCAGAGAGTGGGAACTGGTACACAACAAAGGCATTGTTTTTCACAACAGGCACACAGCCAGTACTGTGCCCACTGGTCAGTTGCACAGAGTCCAGGATAATGGGTGGCAGGGTCACATATCGAGATACAGCAATGGAATACTGGCCATCAGGTGTGCAATGAGCTGTCACTGGAGGAAAAGATATAATCAGTCTTGAGCACAAGGACAAGAGGGATGGAAAGGAGGATCAGACATCACAGCAAAGACAAGGCCAGCAAGTCCTGCAAGTTCTCCTGCCTGTAAACCCCAAAGCAAGTGCTAGGCACAGCAAAAAAGTACAGCCAGCTCTAACAGCAACGCAGGTTCTCCCATAAACCCAGGTCTGTTGCAATACACAGGCAAGGGCTGGACACTTCAATGGGTGAGTATTCTTGACAGCCAAAAACACAGCCCTAATCCACCTGCAGGACTGGTACACACCAATCCTGCTCTGCCAGGGAAGTGAGGaatcccagctggcagctcctttaggaggaagggaggacagTTGCTCACACTTACCTGTGTTACCAAAGTAACAGGGCTTCACCCTGTCCCTAGGGTCGTAGCAGCAGCCTCGCATTTCACAGTCTCCCTGGCTGACAGGAAAGGAGGCACATGGCAGCCGGTCTTGGCTGAGGACAGCTGAACAGACACTACTGCTTGGAGCATCCAGGGCTGGAAGAAACAGTGGGAGTTTGAGCTGAAGCACAAGAGCAGAGGGACAAAGACACAGAGGACACTGGTGGAAGGTGTCCTGGTGACTCTGCATACAAATCAAGGGAAGTTAGACTCAGGTGAGGATCAAACAGGTGGCCTGGAGCTGGCGTGGCCGCCTGCTCAGAAAGGACCTACGTTTCCCTGGAACAGAGACTCCCTCTGAAGCCATGTGCAGGAGACTGGATTGCATGGGATCTGTCAAGTTGAAGTGTTCTGGATCAACTCTGGAAGTTAGGAAAGTCTTTGTACTCGGTCTCTGGCTCAATCCCTGAACTTGCAGGGACTCATGCAGTCAGAACATGGCTAGGAACATTCACCTGCTGACCCTGAAAAGAAGGCACAAGTCCCCAGCAAGCTGGTGGTTCCTGTGTCCAAAGCCTTCTCCAGAGAGTCTTCTGCACAGCAATAAGTCCCCTTTCCCAGCCCCCAGGCTGATGAGGAACAGCCATCCAAAAGGAAGGGCACTCATTGCCACAAGACACAAGCACGGTTTCCCAAAGAGCTGTCAAGAGTTTTACCAGGAAGGTCCACAGGGCACCTGAGCAGCTTCTCTTCATGAAGAGCCTTTTGTCCAGCTGCATCTTTTCCTTCAAGCCCAACCAGCATGAGGTAATTGCCATCCTGGGGGAGAGCCACACCAGTCAgggcagccagagcagcagtAGCCACAGTCCCAGCAGAGCCCCTAAGGTCACTCACCCATTCAAAGACATAACAGCCAGTATAAGAGACCAATACTCTCCTGGAGCCATCTGGAGTCCCAGATACCAAAAGCCCACAGTTAGAGTCATTCTGCAGAGCATGTGCCTTCCCCTCAGTATCTAGGGAAAGGCAAGACAGCAGCAGGGGCTTCAGCATCCCACATTGAAGACAAGGTCCACTGGAATCCTACCTTTCTTTAGGAAAGAAGGCCCTAGCCAGTATTAGGGTCTGGGCCAGCAGGGGTGTGCAAGGGAACCCATCAGCCAAGACCCTCTAGATGCAGGCACAGCAGCCTACCAAAACCCTTGACTGCTGGATCATATAAACAGCCTTCCTACCTGTACAAGGGGCACTGAAGCTGTTATACAACACTCCACCTCAAAACCTGCCCCTTTCTCCTCATTCCAGGTATACCTCTGCACTGCACAAAGATACAGCAGTAAGAAAGCGTCTTGACACCACCCCCACTTACCCCAAATAGTCAGCATAAAGGAAGCattcccctcccagcctggagGTAAGGTGAGCTGCAagctttcttggccacaagccAGCAGGGTAGGATCAGAAAGAACACTACCCTGAGCACCCACAACCAAAGCAAGGGGACCAAGAAAGTCCCAGAAGAGCATAGCTCCACATACAGTCCTAGACTGCCCTGCAACACCCATCCTGCTCTCTTGCTAAGGACCATAAAGCAGCTACTCTTAACCCAGCCTTTTTAAATTGCAGAGCCAGATGGGATCAGAGATTCCTTAAGTGCCCAGGTGGACCCACCCCAGCAGTTTAACACCTTTGATTGCCCTCACCTGGCTCTGAACCCATCACATTCTGCTTGCACCCTTTGAAGAAAaccacagggcaggagctgagctTATGTCAAGCGATGTGCCTGTATTCATATCACTAAACTGAGAGGAGCTCATCTGTGCAATTTACTGTAGAGCCCCTGGAGGGTCTTCAAACCCTTTTTTCTCAGTCTGAGTTCTTCCCACCTAGGAGATCTGTCTGCTTTTCCCCATGTACCCTACTGCTGCTCGAATTGCTTGTTACATGGCATGAGTGCAAGAAGCTGAGTGACAATGCTCTTTGCTCTTTTAAAGGTGCCAGTGCTTCAAATGCCAGACACAGGGTAACAACATATATGCACAGAAATAGCCCTCCACATGAAATCTGTGGAAAACTATGGAGCGCAGGAGGCTTCACATACCTAAAAGGAGGTGATTCCCCTTAAACATTCCTGGCTGTGGACTACAGCCCTGTTTGTAGTGAGGATAGCTGCAGGACTGTTCCCGGCTTGTCTGTCAGGTGGCAGGATCATATGGTCTGTGGGACCCCTACTCCCAAAAGCTGCCAGATGGGCCCAAAACACATTTAAGGGGAGCCTCTGTGATCCCAGAGAAAGTTCTGCCTGCCAGTACCTATTGCCTGCCTGTAACTGCACTGTGTCTCATATAGACCCTTCTCCCTAGCCACATGCAGCTCCTGGACATCTGCACAGCACcatgcagcaggcagcacaCTCGCCCCTACAGCTAGCTTTCATCAAGAGGCATGGGTAGTAGCTGAGTCCAAGGGAGGCACTTCCTCGGCTCTTCCTCCTTAGGTCACAGCCTGTCTTTCCTCTACAGCTGTACAGGGTGCTGTGAtcccagccagctgctctgcacagcaggGACTGAAGCAAATGGATCTCAACAGGCTGCCTGCGTGGCTGCTCTTTGAGCAGTGCTCATGAGCCAAATGTGCTtgtcccagtgcctgcctgggCACTGGGCAACCACAGGAGAGAGGCACCTGGGGAAAACATCTGGACTTTGGCAGGGGGGGAGGCTTCATGTCTGTAGAAGCTGAGGATTGTGCCAAGACAGCTTGTCCAGATCTCAAGCCCTTGTGTGATTGCTGAATGCCTTGACTGTGTTACCTGCTGATAATTGGGTAAACAATAACAAATTAGCAAAGTACTTTGGACCTCTAGGTAAATTTCATCACACCTTAACCTACCAATACTTTGTTTATGCCAACAGGAAAAGTGTCTACATATACTTGAAGAGTAACTCCATTTGAAACAACATTGGAAGTGCTGTAGATCCACCAAGCAATACTCGTGCTGAGAACAGTTTCAGGTAAGTGCTTTTTCCTAACTTCTTCACACACACTTGACAGCCATGTTGGATGCTGTAGAGATGGGACACACATGAAATGAGCGTGAAATTCatggaaattaaatgttttgtttggaaaaagtTGTTACAGACAGTGGGAAGCAGCCTGGCTGAGAGGAAACAGGCAGGTCTCTTCCTCACAAATCTTTTCCTCATCATTCAATAGTTCTCACACATTACAATGACTGAGCTGTAAGCACCAATTTAGCTAGCACCCAAGGCCACCACAAACAGGACATGCAGAGGCTGAAGGTAGATGAGGCAAATG
The genomic region above belongs to Phalacrocorax aristotelis chromosome 12, bGulAri2.1, whole genome shotgun sequence and contains:
- the LOC142063715 gene encoding zona pellucida sperm-binding protein 4-like, whose translation is MGVAGQSRTVCGAMLFWDFLGPLALVVGAQGSVLSDPTLLACGQESLQLTLPPGWEGNASFMLTIWDTEGKAHALQNDSNCGLLVSGTPDGSRRVLVSYTGCYVFEWDGNYLMLVGLEGKDAAGQKALHEEKLLRCPVDLPALDAPSSSVCSAVLSQDRLPCASFPVSQGDCEMRGCCYDPRDRVKPCYFGNTVTAHCTPDGQYSIAVSRYVTLPPIILDSVQLTSGHSTGCVPVVKNNAFVVYQFPLSACGTTFQVTGDRAIYENELVASRNVKSGSLGSVTRDSTFRLHVRCSYSITGSFIPLSVQVFTLPPLPAVSQPGPLSLELRVASDGSYTSYYTDSDYPVVKTLRDPVYAEVKILQRTDPDLVLVLHHCWATPTINPQHQLQWPILVDGCPYAGDSYQTQLVPMSLASGLLFPSHYQRFTLYMFTFVDSTSQKMLSGLVYLHCSASVCHRSVQESCTTSCPVRARGKRSAEHPLQNSASHVSSKGPVIFLQDELRWDTAKDGLGAAVRAAVPWALGFAVAAGAAVCMVLVAAVLWRRKGTFNT